A genomic window from Halomonas sp. LR3S48 includes:
- the selA gene encoding L-seryl-tRNA(Sec) selenium transferase, with the protein MDVRRSLPAVDALLAHPDVHEARQRFGHRLTRRAVRQTLDEARHDLAQAGSSPDEPALDDLARRVLSRLVELARPASRAVFNLTGTVIHTNLGRSPLAEAAIEAIAQAARHPVALEYDLDSGGRGDRDRLVEGLLCELTGAEAATVVNNNAGAVLLALGALAAGREALISRGELIEIGGAFRMPDIMAAAGCRLREVGATNRTHASDFETAIGEHTGLIVKAHTSNYAITGFTSSVPETRLAEIAHSHGIPFLIDLGSGALADFTALDLPYEAQPGDAIGAGADVVTFSGDKLLGGPQAGIIVGRREAIATIKRHPLKRALRLDKLTLAALEATLRLYRDSDAPQHDIPTLAQLTRPEAAIAATGERLLPHVQRLLPGIAVTLEPCLSQLGSGSLPVDRLPSRALAWRPEVNQRRLRERCLRRLESALRALPRPVIGRLSDGALYLDLRCLAGAADETAFLDQLEELQRRYATSTSSSMANEGRSAASEGAGRSATNETESVSVIHGGTP; encoded by the coding sequence ATGGACGTTCGACGCAGCCTGCCCGCGGTGGATGCACTGCTGGCCCATCCCGATGTGCACGAGGCCCGACAGCGATTCGGTCATCGCCTCACCCGTCGCGCCGTGCGCCAGACCCTGGACGAGGCCCGCCACGACCTGGCGCAGGCGGGCTCTTCTCCCGACGAACCCGCCCTGGACGACCTGGCACGACGGGTGCTGAGCCGCCTGGTCGAACTGGCCCGGCCCGCCAGCCGCGCGGTGTTCAATCTCACCGGCACGGTCATCCACACCAACCTGGGCCGTTCGCCGCTCGCCGAGGCGGCCATCGAGGCCATAGCGCAAGCGGCGCGCCACCCGGTGGCGCTGGAATACGACCTCGACAGCGGCGGCCGCGGCGATCGCGACCGGCTGGTAGAAGGGCTGCTGTGCGAGCTGACCGGCGCCGAGGCGGCCACCGTGGTCAACAACAATGCCGGCGCCGTACTGCTGGCCCTGGGGGCGCTGGCCGCGGGCCGCGAGGCGTTGATCTCGCGTGGCGAACTGATCGAGATCGGCGGCGCCTTCCGCATGCCCGACATCATGGCCGCGGCGGGCTGCCGCCTGCGCGAGGTTGGCGCCACCAACCGCACCCACGCGAGCGACTTCGAGACGGCCATCGGCGAGCATACCGGGCTGATCGTCAAGGCCCACACCTCCAACTACGCCATCACCGGCTTTACCAGCAGCGTCCCCGAGACCCGCCTGGCCGAGATCGCCCACAGCCACGGCATTCCCTTCCTGATCGACCTCGGCAGCGGCGCGCTGGCCGACTTCACCGCGCTCGACCTGCCCTACGAGGCGCAACCCGGTGACGCCATCGGCGCCGGCGCCGACGTGGTCACCTTCAGCGGCGACAAGCTGCTGGGCGGCCCCCAGGCCGGCATCATCGTCGGCCGCCGCGAAGCCATCGCCACCATCAAGCGTCATCCACTCAAGCGCGCCCTGCGCCTGGACAAGCTGACCCTGGCCGCACTCGAGGCGACACTACGTCTCTACCGCGACAGCGACGCCCCGCAGCACGACATTCCCACCCTGGCGCAGCTGACCCGCCCGGAGGCCGCCATCGCCGCCACCGGCGAGCGGCTGCTTCCGCATGTGCAGCGCTTGCTTCCTGGCATTGCGGTGACGCTGGAACCGTGCCTGAGCCAGCTCGGCAGCGGTTCGCTGCCGGTCGACCGCCTGCCCAGCAGGGCGCTGGCATGGCGCCCCGAGGTCAACCAACGTCGCCTGCGCGAGCGCTGCCTGCGACGCCTCGAGTCGGCCCTGCGCGCCCTGCCCCGCCCCGTCATCGGCCGGCTCAGCGACGGTGCCCTGTATCTCGACCTGCGCTGCCTGGCCGGAGCGGCCGACGAGACGGCCTTCCTGGATCAGCTGGAAGAACTGCAACGGCGCTACGCGACCAGCACGTCGAGCAGCATGGCCAACGAGGGAAGGAGTGCGGCCAGCGAAGGGGCAGGACGCAGTGCGACCAACGAGACAGAGAGCGTCAGCGTCATACACGGAGGCACGCCTTGA
- a CDS encoding formate dehydrogenase subunit delta, whose protein sequence is MSRSQLDTLIHMANQIAINNAHYGDAAERIHTHLKKFWARSMKRQIIDYLREDGSQLSPLARQAIERLGQSQGEARPASA, encoded by the coding sequence ATGAGCCGCAGCCAGCTCGACACCCTGATCCATATGGCGAACCAGATCGCCATCAACAATGCGCACTACGGCGACGCCGCTGAACGCATCCATACCCACCTGAAGAAGTTCTGGGCTCGCAGCATGAAGCGCCAGATCATCGACTACCTGCGCGAGGACGGCAGCCAACTTTCTCCTCTGGCCAGGCAGGCCATCGAGCGGCTGGGGCAAAGCCAGGGAGAAGCCAGGCCGGCGAGCGCTTGA
- a CDS encoding formate dehydrogenase beta subunit — MSVRIFVPRETTALALGADEVAARIEAEAVARGAEVELVRNGSRGLFWLEPMVEVETAVGRIAYGPVEPGDVAGLFDAGLLEGSNMPPLCQGPTESIPYLQAQQRLTFSRIGVTDPLSIDDYRAHDGFRGLERALSLEPQAIVDEVKASGLRGRGGAAFPTGIKWQTVLAAPAEQKYIVCNADEGDSGTFADRLVMECDPYLLIEGMAIAGLAVGATQGYIYLRSEYPLAHEIFDEAIARAEAAGYLGADILGSGRRFDLEVRLGAGAYICGEETSLLESLEGKRGMVRFKPPLPAIEGLFGQPTVVNNVLSLAAVPFILAHGATAYADYGMGRSRGTLALQLAGNVKRGGLVELAFGTTLRELMEDFGGGTFNGRPLRAVQVGGPLCAYLPESQWDLPLDYEAFAEVGAGVGHGGVVMFDDTVDMAEQARFAMEFCTVESCGKCTPCRIGAVRGVEVIDRIRAGDNREANLALLGDLCETMVDGSLCAMGGMTPFPVQSVMKHFPEDLQRDAQQR, encoded by the coding sequence ATGAGCGTCAGAATCTTCGTTCCCCGCGAAACCACGGCGCTCGCGCTCGGCGCTGATGAAGTCGCCGCACGCATCGAGGCGGAGGCGGTTGCACGCGGTGCCGAGGTCGAGCTGGTGCGCAACGGCTCCCGCGGGCTGTTCTGGCTGGAGCCGATGGTGGAGGTCGAGACCGCCGTGGGGCGCATCGCCTACGGGCCGGTCGAGCCCGGCGACGTGGCCGGCCTGTTCGACGCCGGGCTGCTCGAAGGCAGCAACATGCCACCCCTCTGCCAGGGACCGACCGAGTCGATTCCCTACCTGCAGGCCCAGCAGCGCCTGACCTTCTCGCGCATCGGCGTCACTGATCCACTCTCCATCGACGACTACCGGGCCCACGACGGCTTCCGCGGCCTGGAACGGGCGCTCTCGCTCGAGCCCCAGGCCATCGTCGACGAGGTCAAGGCCTCCGGCCTGCGCGGTCGCGGCGGGGCGGCGTTCCCTACCGGCATCAAGTGGCAGACGGTACTCGCTGCCCCCGCCGAACAGAAGTACATCGTCTGCAACGCCGACGAGGGCGATTCCGGTACCTTCGCCGACCGCCTGGTGATGGAGTGCGACCCCTACCTGCTGATCGAGGGCATGGCCATCGCCGGCCTCGCCGTGGGTGCCACTCAGGGCTACATCTACCTGCGTTCGGAATACCCACTGGCTCACGAGATCTTCGATGAGGCGATTGCCCGCGCCGAGGCCGCCGGCTATCTCGGCGCCGATATTCTCGGCAGCGGCCGGCGCTTCGATCTCGAAGTGCGACTCGGTGCCGGTGCTTACATCTGCGGCGAGGAGACCTCACTGCTCGAGAGCCTCGAAGGCAAGCGCGGCATGGTGCGCTTCAAGCCGCCGCTGCCGGCGATCGAGGGGCTGTTCGGCCAGCCCACGGTGGTCAACAACGTCCTGTCGCTGGCCGCGGTACCCTTCATTCTCGCCCACGGGGCCACGGCCTACGCCGACTACGGCATGGGCCGCTCGCGGGGCACTCTGGCACTGCAACTGGCCGGCAACGTCAAGCGCGGCGGGCTGGTGGAGCTCGCTTTCGGTACCACTCTGCGCGAGCTGATGGAGGACTTCGGTGGCGGTACCTTCAACGGACGGCCGCTGCGCGCGGTGCAGGTCGGCGGCCCGCTGTGCGCCTACCTGCCCGAAAGCCAGTGGGACCTGCCGCTCGACTACGAGGCCTTCGCCGAAGTCGGCGCGGGGGTCGGCCACGGCGGCGTGGTGATGTTCGACGACACGGTGGACATGGCCGAACAGGCACGCTTTGCCATGGAGTTCTGCACCGTGGAGTCTTGCGGCAAATGCACCCCCTGCCGTATCGGCGCGGTGCGCGGCGTCGAGGTGATCGACCGCATTCGCGCAGGCGACAACCGCGAGGCCAATCTGGCGCTGCTGGGTGACCTGTGCGAGACCATGGTTGACGGCTCCCTCTGTGCGATGGGCGGCATGACGCCCTTCCCCGTGCAGAGCGTGATGAAACACTTTCCCGAAGACCTGCAACGCGACGCGCAGCAGCGTTGA
- the fdhE gene encoding formate dehydrogenase accessory protein FdhE: MTHAFGNAPTGVMHPPEVRLPNDDHFARRARRLGALADRVASLDDFLRFMAQLARAQQVALEHATPRWQPQPDAFAPALEHGMPPLNVQALRGDIDLEAELNALLSALELHVGQAQRPLLDILRQLSAAEVDRLAGEVLAGEAGNERTRGLMPLVAAALQVAWLRMALTLPQAPARPIGEVRTLCPSCGSPPLASVIESDPQYHGVRYLQCGLCATQWYLERSICSVCEQSGKLDYLSLAQGSDGAVPLPAQAEACGDCGSYLKIFPRSLDSEVEPLADDLASLALDLLLDEEGRYRRSGANPLLIVES, from the coding sequence GTGACACACGCCTTCGGCAATGCCCCCACGGGGGTGATGCATCCCCCCGAGGTCCGCCTGCCCAACGACGACCATTTCGCCCGCCGCGCCCGGCGTTTGGGGGCACTCGCCGACCGCGTCGCTTCGCTGGACGACTTCCTGCGCTTCATGGCGCAACTGGCCCGGGCCCAGCAGGTTGCGCTGGAGCATGCCACGCCGCGCTGGCAGCCCCAGCCCGACGCCTTCGCCCCAGCGCTGGAGCACGGCATGCCGCCGCTCAACGTTCAGGCACTGCGCGGCGACATCGACCTCGAAGCCGAGCTCAACGCCCTGTTGAGCGCGCTCGAACTCCACGTCGGCCAGGCCCAGCGCCCCCTGCTCGACATCCTGCGCCAGCTGTCGGCGGCAGAGGTCGATCGGCTGGCGGGCGAGGTGCTGGCAGGCGAAGCCGGCAACGAGCGAACCCGCGGCCTGATGCCACTGGTGGCCGCCGCGCTGCAGGTGGCCTGGCTTCGCATGGCACTCACGCTGCCCCAGGCACCGGCGCGCCCCATCGGCGAGGTACGCACCCTTTGTCCCAGCTGCGGCTCGCCACCGCTGGCCAGCGTGATCGAGTCCGATCCGCAGTACCACGGCGTGCGCTACCTGCAGTGCGGGCTGTGCGCCACCCAGTGGTACCTGGAGCGCTCCATCTGCAGCGTCTGCGAGCAGAGCGGTAAGCTCGACTACCTGAGCCTGGCGCAAGGGAGCGATGGAGCCGTCCCCCTGCCGGCGCAGGCCGAGGCCTGCGGCGACTGCGGCAGCTACCTCAAGATTTTCCCGCGTTCGCTCGACTCCGAGGTCGAACCGCTGGCCGATGACCTGGCCAGCCTGGCGCTCGACCTGCTGCTCGACGAGGAGGGGCGCTACCGGCGCAGCGGGGCCAACCCACTGCTGATCGTCGAGAGCTGA
- the fdhF gene encoding formate dehydrogenase subunit alpha: MLHYYDPKHVSPERDYGTPARLSEKLVTLEIDGTEITVPEGTSVLRAAALADINIPKLCASDNLEAFGSCRLCAVQIEGRRGLPASCTTPVEAGMQVTTQNARLAKLRRNVMELYISDHPLDCLTCPANGDCELQDMAGAVGLREVRYGFDGENHLAAETDDSNPYFSFDPSKCIVCSRCVRACEEVQGTFALTIEGRGFESKVAAGQSEAFMDSECVSCGACVQACPTSTLMEKSVIEQGQPEHSVVTTCAYCGVGCSFKAEMQGDRVVRMVPYKGGDANHGHSCVKGRFAFGYATHPDRLKTPMIRESIDQPWREVGWEEAIAFAAERLKAIQAKYGRESIGGITSSRCTNEETYLVQKLVRAAFRNNNTDTCARVCHSPTGFGLKATLGESAGTQTFDSVMKADAIVVIGANPTDAHPVFASQMRRRLRQGAELIVVDPRRIDLLKTPHHHGAQHLALRPGTNVAMVNALAHVVISEGLEDREFIAKRCDESGYLAWREFILEERHSPENVEAITGVPAEQVRRAARTYANAPNGAIYYGLGVTEHSQGSSMVMGIANLALATGNIGREGVGVNPLRGQNNVQGSCDMGSFPHELPGYQHVGDAAVRERFEAAWGVPIDDEPGLRIPNMFDAAVAGEFKALYVQGEDIAQSDPNTQHVELALRSLECLIVQDIFLNETAKFAHVLLPGSSFLEKDGTFTNAERRINRVRKVMPPLAGKQDWEVTVDLANALGYPMHYDHPAQIMDEIASLTPSFAGVSYARLDELGSIQWPCNEVYPKGMPTMHIEDFPIGLGQFAITDYVASEERSNRRFPLLLTTGRILSQYNVGAQTRRTDNQAWHDEDVLELHPSDAELRGVRDGDWVGITSRAGQTVLRARVSDRMPPGVVYTTFHHPGSGANVITTDSSDWATNCPEYKVTAVQVEKVSQPSTWQRQFQSFDRLQLELLRGGKNEGKQPSAERANE; encoded by the coding sequence ATGTTGCACTACTACGATCCCAAGCACGTTTCACCGGAGCGCGACTACGGCACCCCGGCGCGGCTTTCGGAAAAGCTCGTCACCCTCGAGATCGATGGCACCGAGATCACCGTGCCCGAGGGCACCTCGGTGCTGCGCGCCGCGGCACTCGCCGACATCAACATTCCCAAGCTGTGCGCCTCGGATAACCTCGAGGCGTTCGGCTCCTGCCGCCTGTGCGCGGTGCAGATCGAGGGCAGGCGCGGGCTACCGGCCTCCTGCACTACGCCGGTCGAGGCCGGCATGCAGGTCACTACGCAGAACGCGCGGCTCGCCAAGCTGCGGCGCAACGTGATGGAGCTCTATATCTCCGATCACCCGCTGGACTGCCTGACCTGCCCGGCCAACGGCGACTGCGAGCTGCAGGACATGGCCGGCGCGGTGGGCCTGCGCGAGGTGCGCTATGGCTTCGACGGCGAGAACCACCTGGCGGCCGAGACCGACGATTCCAACCCCTATTTCAGCTTCGACCCCAGCAAGTGCATCGTCTGCTCACGCTGCGTGCGCGCCTGCGAGGAGGTGCAGGGCACCTTCGCCCTGACCATCGAGGGGCGCGGCTTCGAGTCCAAGGTCGCCGCCGGGCAGAGCGAGGCGTTCATGGATTCCGAGTGCGTTTCCTGCGGTGCTTGCGTGCAGGCCTGTCCGACCTCGACGCTAATGGAGAAGTCGGTGATCGAGCAGGGCCAGCCGGAGCACAGCGTGGTCACCACCTGCGCCTACTGCGGCGTGGGCTGCTCGTTCAAGGCCGAGATGCAGGGCGATCGGGTGGTGCGCATGGTGCCGTACAAGGGTGGCGACGCCAACCACGGCCACTCCTGCGTCAAGGGTCGCTTCGCCTTCGGCTATGCCACCCATCCGGATCGTCTGAAAACGCCGATGATCCGCGAGTCGATCGACCAGCCCTGGCGCGAGGTGGGCTGGGAAGAGGCGATCGCCTTCGCCGCCGAGCGGCTCAAGGCGATCCAGGCCAAGTATGGCCGCGAGAGCATCGGCGGCATCACCTCGTCGCGCTGTACCAACGAGGAAACCTACCTGGTGCAGAAGCTGGTGCGCGCGGCTTTCCGCAATAACAACACCGACACCTGTGCGCGGGTGTGCCACTCGCCCACCGGCTTCGGCCTCAAGGCGACCCTGGGCGAGTCCGCCGGCACCCAGACCTTCGATTCGGTGATGAAGGCCGATGCCATCGTCGTCATCGGCGCCAACCCCACCGACGCCCACCCGGTGTTCGCCTCACAGATGCGCCGGCGCCTGCGCCAGGGCGCCGAACTGATCGTCGTCGATCCGCGGCGTATCGATCTGCTCAAGACGCCGCATCATCACGGCGCCCAGCATCTTGCCCTGCGTCCCGGCACCAACGTGGCGATGGTCAACGCCCTGGCTCACGTGGTGATCAGCGAGGGACTGGAGGATCGCGAGTTCATCGCCAAGCGCTGCGACGAGTCGGGCTACCTGGCCTGGCGCGAGTTCATCCTCGAGGAACGCCACTCGCCCGAGAACGTCGAGGCGATTACCGGTGTGCCCGCCGAGCAGGTGCGCCGTGCGGCGCGCACCTATGCCAACGCACCCAATGGCGCGATCTACTACGGTCTCGGCGTCACCGAGCACAGCCAGGGCTCGAGCATGGTGATGGGGATCGCCAACCTGGCGCTGGCCACCGGCAACATCGGTCGCGAGGGCGTGGGCGTCAACCCGCTGCGCGGACAGAACAACGTCCAGGGCTCCTGCGACATGGGCTCCTTCCCCCACGAGCTGCCGGGCTATCAGCACGTCGGCGACGCGGCGGTGCGCGAACGCTTCGAGGCAGCCTGGGGCGTGCCCATCGACGACGAGCCGGGGCTGCGCATCCCCAACATGTTCGATGCTGCGGTTGCCGGCGAATTCAAGGCGCTCTACGTGCAGGGCGAGGATATCGCCCAATCCGACCCCAACACCCAGCACGTCGAGCTGGCGCTGCGCTCGCTGGAATGCCTGATCGTGCAGGACATCTTCCTCAACGAGACGGCCAAGTTCGCCCACGTGCTGCTGCCGGGCTCCTCCTTCCTGGAGAAGGACGGCACCTTCACCAACGCCGAGCGGCGCATCAACCGGGTGCGCAAGGTGATGCCGCCGCTGGCCGGCAAGCAGGACTGGGAAGTGACCGTGGACCTGGCCAATGCGCTGGGCTACCCCATGCACTACGACCACCCGGCGCAGATCATGGACGAGATCGCCAGCCTCACGCCGAGCTTCGCCGGCGTCAGCTACGCGCGGCTCGACGAGCTGGGCAGCATCCAGTGGCCGTGCAACGAGGTGTACCCGAAGGGCATGCCGACCATGCACATCGAGGACTTTCCCATCGGTCTCGGCCAGTTCGCCATCACCGACTACGTGGCCAGCGAAGAGCGCTCCAACCGCCGCTTCCCGCTGCTGCTCACTACCGGGCGCATCCTCTCCCAGTACAACGTCGGCGCCCAGACCCGGCGCACCGACAACCAGGCCTGGCACGACGAGGACGTGCTCGAGCTGCACCCATCTGACGCCGAGCTGCGCGGCGTGCGCGACGGCGACTGGGTCGGCATCACCAGCCGCGCCGGTCAGACGGTACTGCGCGCCCGGGTCAGCGACCGCATGCCGCCGGGAGTGGTCTACACTACCTTCCACCACCCGGGCAGCGGGGCCAACGTGATCACCACCGACAGCTCCGACTGGGCGACCAACTGCCCGGAGTACAAGGTGACCGCCGTGCAGGTCGAGAAGGTCAGCCAGCCGTCAACTTGGCAGCGCCAGTTCCAGAGCTTCGACCGGCTGCAGCTCGAGTTGCTTCGCGGTGGCAAGAACGAAGGCAAGCAGCCCTCAGCGGAGCGTGCGAATGAGTGA
- a CDS encoding L,D-transpeptidase has product MNRAFFQAAALTAGFLTFGPTAQANLPASLDGMQAGQPTLWQVLDAVVMPEGLTADEVWLSIDLRTRQVRVMRGETVITRIEHLAFGAGGAAPLRAKGSSMTPLGEFRVDRINRASRFGLFFGFDYPNVQVAEEALRLGRITPQEYWYIENYRARHGRAPHTTSLGGLIGIHGLGRGDPDVHRSFDWTEGCVAVSNEEIRALDPWLRIGTRVVISG; this is encoded by the coding sequence ATGAACAGGGCATTTTTCCAGGCTGCCGCCTTGACGGCAGGCTTCTTGACGTTCGGGCCGACGGCACAGGCCAATCTTCCCGCTTCTCTCGATGGCATGCAGGCTGGCCAGCCGACGCTCTGGCAGGTGCTGGATGCGGTGGTCATGCCCGAAGGACTGACGGCCGACGAGGTCTGGCTCAGCATCGATCTGCGCACTCGCCAGGTACGGGTGATGCGCGGCGAGACGGTGATCACACGCATCGAGCATTTGGCCTTCGGGGCAGGCGGCGCGGCGCCGCTGCGGGCCAAGGGCAGCTCGATGACGCCGCTGGGCGAGTTCCGCGTCGATCGCATCAACCGCGCCTCGCGCTTCGGGCTGTTCTTCGGCTTCGACTATCCCAATGTTCAGGTCGCCGAGGAAGCGCTGCGGCTCGGCAGGATCACGCCGCAGGAGTACTGGTACATCGAGAATTACCGCGCGCGCCACGGCCGGGCGCCGCATACCACTTCGCTGGGCGGGCTGATCGGTATTCATGGCCTGGGCCGAGGTGACCCCGACGTTCATCGCAGCTTCGACTGGACCGAAGGCTGCGTGGCGGTCAGCAACGAGGAGATCCGTGCGCTGGATCCGTGGCTGCGGATCGGCACCAGGGTGGTGATCAGCGGTTAA
- the selB gene encoding selenocysteine-specific translation elongation factor: MIVGTAGHVDHGKTALIQRLTGIDTDRLKEEKARGLTIEPGFAYPEVADGVELGFVDVPGHARFLHHMLAGSAGVDTVLLVVAADDGVMPQTVEHLQILTLLGLDRGLVALTKIDRVDAARRRQVREEIAALLAATPLAGAPIVEASSHSGEGVEALRDRLWTLAATQRAIPAQGHFRLAVDRVFTKSGAGLVVTGTAFAGQVCQGDGVRLVPTGLTARVRGIRRQHRDSERAQQGDRVALNLAGPGINRDAIQRGDWVVAEALETPPLRRLDVQLQLLDGAPALKHWAPIHAHLGVARLSGRMSLLEGQRLAPGERMLGQLVLDAPVHACLGDRFVIRDPGGRLTLGGGVVLDGDPPRRGQRRPERLAWLSALAECAVAGPPFDLDPLLRQALDRRPEGFDLIAMARNANAEAAELTARTKALGGQIIATQGQLRGFSQGTIVALLERLLGAVAANHAHEPSMLGTERSRLARQTMPELPAPVCRELLRVLVERGALVAHGPFVALPEHRAALNEVDETLWQQLEPLIAATPFQPPRVRDLAMSESLDEARIREVLIACARLGRLYQVRRDHFYLAETVTEMAAIVQALAQEQGRIRAAAFRDRIGTGRKLAIHILEFFDRVGFTRRIGDERVIRHADMWQ, translated from the coding sequence TTGATCGTCGGCACCGCCGGCCATGTCGACCATGGCAAGACTGCCCTGATCCAACGACTCACCGGCATCGACACCGACCGCCTGAAGGAGGAGAAAGCGCGCGGGCTGACCATCGAGCCCGGCTTCGCCTATCCCGAGGTGGCCGACGGCGTCGAGCTCGGTTTCGTCGACGTGCCCGGACACGCCCGCTTCCTCCACCACATGCTGGCGGGCAGCGCCGGCGTCGACACGGTACTGCTGGTGGTGGCCGCCGACGACGGCGTCATGCCGCAGACCGTCGAGCACCTGCAGATCCTTACCCTGCTGGGGCTCGACCGCGGCCTGGTGGCGCTGACCAAGATCGACCGGGTCGACGCCGCGCGCCGCCGCCAGGTGCGTGAGGAGATCGCCGCGCTGCTGGCCGCTACACCGCTGGCCGGAGCGCCGATTGTCGAAGCCTCCAGCCACAGCGGCGAAGGCGTGGAAGCGCTGCGCGACAGGCTATGGACCCTGGCGGCCACCCAGCGTGCCATCCCGGCCCAGGGCCATTTTCGTCTTGCCGTCGACCGGGTCTTCACCAAGTCCGGCGCCGGGCTGGTGGTGACCGGCACGGCCTTCGCCGGCCAGGTGTGCCAGGGCGACGGGGTACGCCTGGTACCGACCGGCCTGACCGCGCGAGTGCGGGGGATACGGCGGCAACACCGCGATAGCGAGCGGGCGCAACAGGGCGATCGCGTGGCGCTCAACCTCGCCGGGCCGGGCATCAACCGCGACGCGATTCAGCGCGGCGACTGGGTCGTGGCCGAAGCGCTGGAGACGCCACCGCTGCGACGCCTCGATGTCCAGCTGCAACTGCTCGACGGCGCGCCGGCACTCAAGCACTGGGCGCCGATCCATGCACACCTGGGTGTGGCCCGGCTCAGCGGACGAATGTCGCTGCTCGAGGGTCAGCGGCTTGCGCCGGGCGAGCGCATGCTGGGCCAGTTGGTGCTCGACGCCCCGGTGCACGCCTGCCTCGGCGATCGCTTCGTGATCCGCGACCCCGGCGGGCGCCTCACCCTGGGCGGCGGCGTGGTGCTCGACGGCGACCCGCCGCGCCGCGGCCAGCGCCGTCCCGAGCGCCTCGCCTGGCTTTCGGCACTGGCCGAGTGCGCCGTCGCCGGGCCGCCGTTCGACCTCGACCCGCTGCTGCGCCAAGCACTGGATCGACGGCCCGAAGGGTTCGACTTGATCGCCATGGCACGCAATGCCAATGCGGAGGCGGCGGAGCTGACCGCGCGGACCAAGGCGCTGGGCGGCCAGATCATCGCCACCCAGGGCCAGCTCCGCGGCTTCTCGCAGGGAACCATCGTCGCGCTGCTGGAACGCCTGCTCGGTGCCGTCGCGGCCAACCACGCGCACGAACCTTCGATGCTCGGCACCGAGCGCAGTCGGCTGGCGCGCCAGACCATGCCTGAACTGCCCGCGCCGGTTTGCCGGGAACTGCTGAGGGTACTGGTCGAGCGCGGGGCGCTGGTCGCCCACGGGCCCTTCGTCGCCCTTCCGGAACATCGCGCGGCACTGAACGAGGTCGACGAAACGCTGTGGCAGCAACTCGAACCGCTCATCGCCGCCACTCCCTTCCAGCCGCCGAGGGTGCGCGACCTGGCCATGAGCGAAAGCCTTGATGAGGCGCGTATCCGCGAAGTCCTCATCGCCTGTGCCCGTCTGGGCCGGCTATATCAGGTGCGCCGCGATCACTTCTACCTGGCCGAGACGGTGACCGAAATGGCGGCCATCGTGCAGGCGCTGGCTCAGGAGCAAGGCCGGATACGCGCGGCCGCCTTTCGCGACCGCATCGGCACCGGCCGCAAGCTGGCCATTCACATTCTCGAATTCTTTGATAGGGTAGGCTTTACGCGCCGCATCGGTGACGAGCGTGTGATTCGCCACGCCGACATGTGGCAGTAG
- the fdhD gene encoding formate dehydrogenase accessory sulfurtransferase FdhD: protein MSDDPSRCRAPVDVRRGGGGAERLEDSIAVETPVALVYNGISHAVMMATPADLEDFALGFSFTEGILEEPEELYGIEVREEAAGIAVHLDIAAQRFMELKQRRRSLAGRTGCGLCGTESLEQAIRPVVSVTAPRVEDAAIQHALDALKWHQPLQRETGATHGAAWCDLDGQVQLAREDVGRHNALDKLIGAMLKRRLDPHHGFVLVSSRASYEMVQKCASAGIGCLVAVSASTSLAIELARQAGLKLVGFARPGRHVIYHQPATETVPAFHASGG, encoded by the coding sequence ATGAGTGACGACCCCAGCCGCTGCCGGGCCCCGGTGGATGTGCGTCGGGGAGGTGGCGGCGCCGAGCGGTTGGAGGACAGCATCGCGGTGGAGACCCCGGTGGCGCTGGTCTACAACGGCATTTCCCATGCCGTGATGATGGCCACGCCCGCCGACCTGGAGGACTTCGCCCTCGGCTTCAGCTTTACCGAAGGGATCCTCGAAGAGCCCGAGGAACTCTACGGGATCGAGGTGCGAGAAGAAGCGGCCGGCATTGCCGTGCACCTCGATATCGCTGCCCAGCGCTTCATGGAACTCAAGCAGCGCCGGCGTAGCCTGGCGGGCCGCACCGGTTGTGGCCTGTGCGGTACCGAGTCGCTGGAACAGGCGATTCGCCCGGTGGTTTCGGTAACGGCGCCGAGGGTGGAAGACGCTGCCATCCAGCATGCATTGGATGCCCTGAAGTGGCATCAACCGCTGCAGCGCGAGACCGGTGCCACCCACGGTGCCGCCTGGTGCGATCTCGACGGGCAGGTGCAGCTGGCGCGCGAGGACGTCGGCCGCCACAACGCCCTGGACAAGCTGATCGGCGCCATGCTGAAGCGTCGTCTCGACCCGCACCACGGCTTCGTGCTGGTCTCCAGCCGGGCCAGCTACGAGATGGTGCAGAAGTGCGCCAGTGCCGGCATCGGCTGCCTGGTCGCGGTATCGGCGTCCACCTCGCTTGCCATCGAGCTGGCGCGCCAGGCGGGGCTGAAACTGGTCGGCTTCGCCCGCCCGGGGCGCCACGTCATCTATCATCAGCCGGCTACCGAGACGGTGCCGGCATTCCATGCCAGCGGAGGTTGA